TGGAGGCTGTTCGCAAGCGCCCCGGCATGTACGTGCAGGGCGGCACCGGCGTGGACGGCTACCACCAACTCATGACCGAAATCATCGACAACGCCATCGACGAGGGCCTGGCGGGCTTCGCCGACGAGGTGCATATCATCATGCACGAGGACGGCGCGGCCACCGTCACCGACAACGGGCGCGGCATCCCGGTGGACATCATGAAGTCCGAGGGCCGCAGCGCCATCGAGGTCATCTTTACCGAGCTGCACGCGGGCGGCAAGTTCGGCCAGGGTGCCTACAAGGTGTCCGGCGGGCTTCACGGCGTCGGCAGCAGCGTGGTCAACGCGCTGAGCACCTACCTCGATGTGACCGTCAACAAGCACGGCCAGCTTTACCACATCCGCTTCGAGCGCGGCGACGTCATTATCCCGTTGGAGGTGCTGGGCGACACCCCCAAGGATGTTCGCTGGGCGACCAAGGTCAGCTTCCTGCCGGACGCCGAGGTGTTCAGCGAGTTCGACAACAGCTTCAACTACGACCGCATCCGGGGTCGCCTGCGGGAACTGGCTTACCTGACCGGCCTCAAGATCGTGCTGCGTGACGAGCGCATCGCGCTGCACGGCGATGAGATCAAGGAAGAAACCTTCCATGAAAAAGGCGGCATCGCCAACTTCGCCCGCGCCTTGGTCATCGACGACTCCAAGCTGCTCTACGACCAGCCCATCGTCATGCGCGGCACCCACAGCGGCGTGGAGGTGGAGGTGGCGTTCATCCACGCCAACACCTACTCCTCCGACAACATCCTGACCTACGCCAACATGATCCGGACCCGCGACGGCGGCACCCCGCTCACCGGCTTCAAGACGGCGTACACCCGCATTCTCAACAAGTACGCCCGCGACAAGAACATGATCAAATCCGGGAACCCCATTCCCGGCGGCGACGACCTGCTGGAAGGCATCTACTGTGTGGTGTCGGTCAAGCTGGGCGAGCCGCAGTTCGAGTCGCAGGCCAAGGTCAAGCTGCTCAACAGTGAAGCGCAGACCGCTGTGAACGCCGTGGTGGGCGACAAGTTCGCCGAATTCCTGGAGGAGAATCCCAAGATCGGCAAGACCATCGTGGAGAAGGCCGCTGAGGCTGCCCGTGCCCGCGAGGCCGCCCGCAAGGCCCGCGACATCATTCGCCGCAGCAACCCGCTGGAAAACGATGACTTGCCCGGCAAGCTGGCCGACTGTTCCTCGCAGGACCCGGCGGAGAGCGAACTGTTCATTGTGGAAGGCAACTCGGCGGGCGGCTCGGCCAAGGGCGGACGCGAGCGGCGCTTCCAGGCGATTTTGCCTCTGCGCGGCAAGATCCTGAATGTGGAGAAGGCTGAACTCAACAGGATTCTCAAGAACGCCGAGATTCGCTCGTTAATCGGCGCGATTGGGGCGGGCGTGGAAGGCACGGGCGACAACGTACACTTCGACCTCTCTAACCTGCGTTACCACAAGATCATCATCATGACCGACGCCGACATGGACGGCGGGCACATCACCACGCTGCTGCTGACCTTTTTCTTCCGCTACATGCGTCCGATTGTCGAGCAGGGCCACCTCTATATCGCCCAGCCGCCGCTCTACCGCATCATGGTGGGCCGCCAGACCAGCGCCAACAAGGGCACCTACCTCTACGCCGAAGACCAGCTCAAAAAGCACGTGGCGCAGGCCAGCCGTGAAGGCAAGAAGTACGAGATTCAGCGCTTCAAGGGCCTGGGCGAGATGAACGCCGACCAGCTCTGGGACACCACCATGAATCCCGAGGGGCGGGTGCTCAAGCGCGTCAGTATCGAAGACCTGCTCATTGCCAACGAGGTCTTTGAGGCGTTGATGGGCACCGACGTGGGGCCGCGCAAGGAGTTCATTCGGGAGAACGCGAGGTTCGCCGAGATCAGCATTTGAGTCGAGCCTAAAGAAAAACGCCGCACCTGTCAGCAGGGTGCGGCGCTTTTTTCATCTGTGGTTTGTCCGTTCCAGCCTGCCTCAGTTGGGCGGCATCAGCACGGTGTCGATCACATGAATCACGCCGTTGCTCGCCGCAATATCGGTCGCGGTGACGGTGGCGTCATTGACCATCACGGTGCTGCCGTTGACCATGATGTTGAGCGGGGAGCCTTCCAGGCTCGTGGCGCTGGTCATGGTCACCACGTCCGCCGCCATGACTTTCCCTGGCACGACGTGGTAAAGCAGCACGGCCTTGAGCTTGGCCGGGTCGTTGAGCAGGGCCGTGAGCTGATCGGCCGGGATCTTGGCGAAAGCAGCATTGGTCGGCGCAAACACCGTGAAGGGGCCGTAGCCGTTGAGTGTTTCCGTCAGACCGGCTGCCTCCACTGCCGCCAGCAACGTGCTGAAATCGGGATTGCTCACCACGATTCCGGCGATGCTGTTGTTGGGCAGCATAGAGGTCGCGGCAGCGGCGAACGCCGAGGGAGCGAGAACCATGGCTGTCGTCAAAAGCAGGGTTTTCTTGAACATAAGCAGCTCCTTTTAAGTCACAGAGCAGATTTCGGCTCCCGGCCCCACGCTCTTCAAAAAGGGCGGAGATACCGTTGCGAATTTGGGCTTTTTGAAGGCCCTTCTCCTCTGACTTGCTGCCAGCTTAAAGAACCTCTGGCCCCTGGTCGGTACGAGGCCATACAATGAGATTGCCGTGATCCAGAGCCGAGGCCGCAATCGCTTGATGGCGACTCCGATGAAACCGGTTTTCAAGACCAGTTTCATCGGACCAGCGGGCAGGCGTCCAGCCGGGCATCTATTCTGCCCAATACAAAACAACGGAAGAAGGAAACAAACGGAACCGTATGGTTGGACATCAGCGCGGCAGGCTCGAGGGGTTTGCCCCGGCCTGCCGTCTCAGAAATTCGGTTGTCAGCGCTTTACTTCAGCTTTGCCTGGAGCCAGCCTGCCAGCTCATTGATCGCCACGCGCTGCTGCTGCAAGGTGTCGCGGTCACGGATGGTCACGGTATCCTTGAGGTTCTCGTCCCCGCTCTGGTCGCCGCTACTCTGTCCAATGGTGTCGAAATCCACCGTGACGCAGTAGGGCGTGCCCACCTCGTCGTGGCGGCGGTAGGCCTTGCCGATGTTGCCGCTGTCTTCCAGCAGGATGCGGCCCAGCCCCAGCTTTTGCAGATCGGACTTGATCTGGCGGGCCAGTTCGACCAGCTCGGGCTTGTTGCGGGCCAGCGGAATGACCGCCACCTTGATCGGCGCGAGGTGTGGCCTGAACTTGAGCACGATGCGCTCGTTGCCGTTCTCCAGCGTCTCCTTGGTAAACGCCTCGCTGAGCACCGCCAGCAGTGCCCGGTCTACCCCCGCCGACGGCTCGATCACGAACGGCACGACGGGCTTGTTGGTGTCCGGGTGTGGGATGGTCAGCTTGGCAATACTGTCGTTGTTCTCGGCCACATTGGCAACCAGATTCAGCTCAGCCTGCGACTTGGTATGCGAGCCGAGATCGTAGTCTGAGCGGTTGGCGATGCCCTCGATCTCCTCGTACCCGAGGGTGGGGTAGTCGTACATCAGATCGTAGGTGCGCTTGGAGTAGTGGGCCAGGTCCTCTTTCGGGACGTCCAGAATCTCGATCTTGCTCCTCGGCACGCCCTGGGCCTCCCACCAGCTCAGGCGTTTTTCGAGCCAGTGCGCGTGCCAGTTCTCGTCGGTGCCGGGCGTACAGAAAAATTCGATCTCCATCTGCTCCAACTCCCGCACCCGGAAGATGAAATTTCGCGGTGTGATCTCGTTTCTGAACGCCTTGCCGATCTGGGCAATGCCGAAGGGCAGGCGGCGCGAGGTGCTGTCCACCACGTTCTTGAAGTTGGTGAAGATACCCTGGGCGGTTTCCGGGCGAAGGTAGCCGTAGCTCTCCTCGTCGGCCACCGGGCCGATGGTCGTCTTGAACATCATGTTGAAGGGCTTCGGCTCGGTCCAGTCGCCCACCTCGCCGGAAAAAGCGTCGCGCACACCTGCCGTCTTGAGGGCCTGACTCGCCTTCGCCGGGTTTGCGACCAGTGCCGCCACCACTGCCGGGAAGTTGCTCGCATCCTCGCCGATTTCCTGGGCGACTTTGGCGATCACGTCCGCCTTCTGGTCTTTGACCAGGTGGTCGAGGCGGTAGCGCTTGTTGTTCTTCTTGTTGTCCACCATCGGGTCGGAAAAGGTCGCTTCGTGGCCCGAGTGGCGCAGCACCAGCCGGTGCATGATGATGCTGGAATCCAGGCCCTCCATGTCGTCGCGTTCATAGACATTGGCCCGCCACCAGGCGGCCTTGATGTTGTTCTTGAGTTCGACGCCGAGCGGGCCGTAATCGTAGAAGCCTTGCAGGCCCCCGTAAATTTCCGATCCCTGAAAAATAAAGCCCCGGCGTTTACACAGGCTGACGAGTTCTTCCATCGAGGTTGCGGGCATGGCGGTCTCCTTCGGGGGATATGGGATATGGAAAACAGCAAACCGCCCCCAGACGGTGTTGGTTCTCCGTCTGGGGGCGCAGTATGGTTTGCGCGGTTCCACCCCAGTTCCCCGCGCTGGGCGAGGCACTTTGTTGAAGTTGTCGGGCGTTGTTGATCTCGGCCCGCGCTCCCCGCCGCCTGTTCACGCCGCCGTGTTCGCCTGACTTCCACCGTCTCAGGCTCGCTCGTGAACACGTTTACCGGGCTACTCTCTGCGGATCAACGCTGCGGGCATTGTGGCGCAGGGCAGGGGAGGGGGTCAAGGGGCAGAGGCGCGTCCAGTATCCTCCCGCTCTCGTCCTTGAGGGTCACCCCGCTCAGTTCACGCCGCAAGCTTTCGCGCAGCAGGTAAGCCGTGCGCCGGGCCGCTTGTGGAATCTCCAGACCGCCGGGCCGGATGTTGGAGACACAGTTGCGTTCGCTGTCGAGTTTACCGACGCGCGGCGCGAAGGTCAGGTATGCGCCCAGGCTATCGAAGCTGCTGAGACCGGGGCGCTCGCC
This portion of the Deinococcus rubellus genome encodes:
- a CDS encoding DNA topoisomerase subunit B, translating into MTSSDLPDIGTTPEVQEYDASQISVLKGLEAVRKRPGMYVQGGTGVDGYHQLMTEIIDNAIDEGLAGFADEVHIIMHEDGAATVTDNGRGIPVDIMKSEGRSAIEVIFTELHAGGKFGQGAYKVSGGLHGVGSSVVNALSTYLDVTVNKHGQLYHIRFERGDVIIPLEVLGDTPKDVRWATKVSFLPDAEVFSEFDNSFNYDRIRGRLRELAYLTGLKIVLRDERIALHGDEIKEETFHEKGGIANFARALVIDDSKLLYDQPIVMRGTHSGVEVEVAFIHANTYSSDNILTYANMIRTRDGGTPLTGFKTAYTRILNKYARDKNMIKSGNPIPGGDDLLEGIYCVVSVKLGEPQFESQAKVKLLNSEAQTAVNAVVGDKFAEFLEENPKIGKTIVEKAAEAARAREAARKARDIIRRSNPLENDDLPGKLADCSSQDPAESELFIVEGNSAGGSAKGGRERRFQAILPLRGKILNVEKAELNRILKNAEIRSLIGAIGAGVEGTGDNVHFDLSNLRYHKIIIMTDADMDGGHITTLLLTFFFRYMRPIVEQGHLYIAQPPLYRIMVGRQTSANKGTYLYAEDQLKKHVAQASREGKKYEIQRFKGLGEMNADQLWDTTMNPEGRVLKRVSIEDLLIANEVFEALMGTDVGPRKEFIRENARFAEISI
- a CDS encoding fasciclin domain-containing protein, producing the protein MVLAPSAFAAAATSMLPNNSIAGIVVSNPDFSTLLAAVEAAGLTETLNGYGPFTVFAPTNAAFAKIPADQLTALLNDPAKLKAVLLYHVVPGKVMAADVVTMTSATSLEGSPLNIMVNGSTVMVNDATVTATDIAASNGVIHVIDTVLMPPN
- a CDS encoding glycine--tRNA ligase — protein: MPATSMEELVSLCKRRGFIFQGSEIYGGLQGFYDYGPLGVELKNNIKAAWWRANVYERDDMEGLDSSIIMHRLVLRHSGHEATFSDPMVDNKKNNKRYRLDHLVKDQKADVIAKVAQEIGEDASNFPAVVAALVANPAKASQALKTAGVRDAFSGEVGDWTEPKPFNMMFKTTIGPVADEESYGYLRPETAQGIFTNFKNVVDSTSRRLPFGIAQIGKAFRNEITPRNFIFRVRELEQMEIEFFCTPGTDENWHAHWLEKRLSWWEAQGVPRSKIEILDVPKEDLAHYSKRTYDLMYDYPTLGYEEIEGIANRSDYDLGSHTKSQAELNLVANVAENNDSIAKLTIPHPDTNKPVVPFVIEPSAGVDRALLAVLSEAFTKETLENGNERIVLKFRPHLAPIKVAVIPLARNKPELVELARQIKSDLQKLGLGRILLEDSGNIGKAYRRHDEVGTPYCVTVDFDTIGQSSGDQSGDENLKDTVTIRDRDTLQQQRVAINELAGWLQAKLK